One window of Robiginitalea biformata HTCC2501 genomic DNA carries:
- the rnr gene encoding ribonuclease R: protein MSKRKKRAKNHLINEITKGIFSVLESDPKKNFNYKQIAGKLQIGDTEGRNLLIKRLGQLAQKNRIKEVSPGKYQAIHKVEVLTGQIDINSQGNGYVVIPELEKDVFITSPNLGRAFHKDTVEVQLFQKKKGSKPEGKVVRVVERRKNAFVGIVDQSKSFAFVRPTDSRMYTDIFVSLDDLNGAKDKEKVLVEIKSWPEDADSPYGKVTQVLGVPGEHNTEIHAILAEYGLPYEFPAEVEHYANSLDTRIHPNEVSKRRDMRDTLTFTIDPKDAKDFDDALSFRELDGGDYEIGIHIADVSHYLNEDSILEEEAYNRATSVYLVDRVVPMLPEILSNNACSLRPHEDKYTFSAVFIMDDQARVKDQWFGRTVTHSNERFAYEEAQHVIETGRGSIPADISIRGKAYQISGEIVNAIYTMDQLARKMRKLRMQHGAISFDKVEVKFNLDEENNPVGVFFKESKDANKLIEEFMLLANRKVAEFIGKQQPKKTFVYRVHDEPDEDKLIALNGIVKRFGHQLNFKNKKNLNHSLNQLLEDVKGRKEQNLVDTLAIRSMSKASYTTDNIGHYGLAFDYYTHFTSPIRRYPDVMVHRLLHQYLNGAKSAPETLYEDKCKHSSEMEALAAQAERDSIKYMQIKFMQDHQDQEFTGVISGVTEWGIYVEIIENKCEGMVRIRDIKDDYYTFDEKQYALVGERRGKVYQLGDEVRVMVKNSDLIKRHLDFSLIGKA, encoded by the coding sequence ATGTCGAAAAGAAAGAAGCGGGCAAAGAATCACCTTATCAACGAAATTACCAAAGGAATCTTCAGTGTATTAGAGTCCGACCCTAAAAAGAACTTCAACTACAAACAAATAGCCGGTAAACTGCAGATCGGCGATACCGAAGGCAGAAACCTTCTCATCAAGCGCCTGGGCCAGCTGGCCCAGAAAAATCGGATTAAAGAAGTATCCCCGGGAAAATACCAGGCCATCCATAAGGTGGAGGTGCTGACCGGGCAGATCGATATCAATTCTCAGGGGAACGGATACGTGGTGATCCCGGAATTGGAGAAAGATGTATTTATCACCTCCCCGAACCTGGGTAGGGCCTTCCACAAGGACACCGTAGAGGTACAGTTGTTCCAAAAGAAAAAGGGAAGCAAGCCGGAAGGTAAAGTGGTCCGGGTAGTGGAGCGCCGTAAAAATGCATTTGTGGGCATTGTGGACCAGTCCAAATCTTTTGCTTTTGTCCGGCCTACGGACTCCCGGATGTATACCGATATTTTTGTCTCCCTGGACGACCTGAACGGTGCCAAAGACAAGGAAAAAGTACTGGTGGAAATCAAGAGTTGGCCGGAGGATGCGGATTCCCCCTATGGAAAAGTAACCCAGGTTTTAGGGGTGCCCGGCGAACACAACACGGAGATCCATGCAATCCTCGCCGAATACGGGTTGCCGTATGAATTTCCCGCCGAGGTGGAGCACTACGCCAATTCCCTGGATACCCGGATCCATCCCAATGAGGTTTCAAAACGTCGGGATATGCGGGACACCCTGACGTTTACCATCGACCCGAAGGATGCCAAGGACTTTGACGATGCGCTGTCGTTCCGGGAACTCGACGGGGGCGATTACGAAATCGGGATCCACATTGCAGACGTATCACATTATCTGAACGAGGATTCCATCCTGGAGGAAGAGGCCTATAACCGGGCAACTTCGGTGTACCTGGTAGACCGCGTGGTGCCCATGTTGCCGGAGATTCTTTCCAACAACGCCTGTTCGTTGCGGCCGCACGAAGACAAATACACGTTTTCTGCTGTTTTTATCATGGACGACCAGGCCCGGGTAAAAGACCAGTGGTTCGGTCGGACGGTGACCCACTCAAACGAGCGTTTTGCCTATGAGGAAGCCCAGCACGTGATTGAGACGGGACGGGGTTCCATCCCCGCCGATATTTCCATCCGGGGCAAGGCCTACCAGATTTCCGGGGAAATCGTCAACGCCATCTACACCATGGACCAGTTGGCAAGGAAAATGCGGAAGCTGCGGATGCAGCACGGGGCGATTTCCTTTGACAAGGTGGAGGTGAAGTTTAATCTGGATGAGGAAAACAACCCGGTAGGGGTATTTTTCAAGGAAAGCAAGGACGCCAACAAACTCATTGAGGAATTCATGCTCCTGGCCAACCGGAAAGTGGCTGAATTCATCGGGAAGCAGCAGCCTAAAAAGACCTTTGTATACCGCGTACACGACGAACCCGATGAGGACAAACTCATTGCCCTGAACGGGATTGTCAAACGCTTTGGCCACCAGCTGAATTTCAAGAACAAGAAAAATCTGAACCATTCGCTCAACCAGCTGCTCGAGGATGTGAAGGGCCGGAAGGAGCAGAACCTGGTGGACACCCTGGCCATCCGCAGCATGAGCAAAGCTTCCTATACCACGGACAATATCGGGCATTACGGGCTGGCATTTGATTATTACACGCATTTTACCTCCCCGATCCGGCGATATCCCGATGTAATGGTCCACCGGCTGTTGCACCAGTATCTGAACGGGGCCAAATCGGCCCCCGAGACCCTGTATGAGGATAAGTGCAAGCACTCCTCTGAAATGGAAGCCCTGGCGGCCCAGGCGGAGCGGGATTCCATCAAGTACATGCAGATCAAATTCATGCAGGACCACCAGGACCAGGAGTTTACCGGGGTGATTTCCGGGGTGACCGAATGGGGGATCTATGTGGAAATCATCGAAAATAAGTGCGAAGGGATGGTGCGGATCCGGGATATAAAAGATGATTATTATACCTTTGATGAAAAGCAGTACGCCCTCGTTGGCGAACGCAGGGGCAAGGTATACCAGTTGGGCGATGAGGTCCGGGTGATGGTTAAAAACTCCGACCTGATCAAACGCCACCTGGATTTTTCCCTGATCGGGAAGGCCTGA
- a CDS encoding GNAT family N-acetyltransferase: MDIKLFRFDELSTRQLYDVLKLRSEIFVVEQECIYLDPDGKDQPAYHLLGYEGDMLAAYTRIFAPGDYMDRASIGRVAVAEACRGRGYGREIMKASLEAVVDILECNEVAISAQAYLRQFYADFGFEISGDEYLEDGIPHIKMLWRAESG; the protein is encoded by the coding sequence ATGGATATAAAACTCTTTCGCTTTGACGAGTTGAGCACCCGGCAACTCTACGATGTATTGAAACTGCGGTCGGAAATCTTTGTGGTTGAACAGGAATGTATCTACCTGGATCCGGACGGGAAGGACCAACCGGCTTACCATTTGTTGGGCTATGAGGGCGATATGCTGGCAGCCTATACCCGGATCTTTGCCCCGGGCGACTACATGGACCGGGCGAGTATCGGCCGGGTTGCCGTTGCGGAAGCCTGCCGCGGCCGGGGGTATGGCCGTGAAATAATGAAGGCCTCCCTGGAGGCCGTTGTGGATATATTGGAATGCAATGAAGTAGCCATTTCCGCCCAGGCCTACTTAAGGCAGTTCTATGCGGATTTCGGTTTTGAGATTTCCGGGGACGAATACCTGGAAGACGGCATTCCCCACATCAAAATGCTATGGCGGGCTGAATCCGGTTAA
- a CDS encoding Gfo/Idh/MocA family protein, with amino-acid sequence MKNPTHMNDPIRIVVVGCGNMGASHARAYHAMEGFEITGLVSRSPESREKLSAELGGYPTFASLGEALSDTPADAVSVNTYPDTHAAIVREALDAGCHAFVEKPLALTVEEARELVDLAHKNRLKLVVGYILRVHPAWSQFVEIARTLGKPLVMRMNLNQQSSGATWYTHRQLMQSMSPIVDCGVHYVDIMCLMTGSRPVSVSAIGARLSDEIDPEMYNYGQLQVRFEDGSVGWYEAGWGPMVSETAFFIKDVMGPKGSVSIQDTAAGGSDDVEGHTQTGSLRLHHSATGPDGEFLREDEIISTADEPDHDGLCRLEQEFFLDAIRNDADLGDHLRDAVNSLRIVLAADASYKSGKTVAID; translated from the coding sequence ATGAAAAATCCAACGCACATGAACGACCCGATCCGCATCGTAGTAGTGGGTTGCGGCAATATGGGTGCCAGCCATGCCCGGGCCTACCACGCCATGGAGGGCTTTGAAATCACGGGTTTGGTAAGCAGATCCCCGGAAAGCCGGGAAAAACTGTCTGCAGAACTCGGCGGCTACCCCACCTTTGCAAGCCTGGGAGAGGCGCTGTCCGACACCCCGGCGGATGCCGTATCTGTCAACACCTATCCGGATACGCATGCAGCAATTGTCCGGGAGGCCCTGGATGCGGGTTGCCATGCTTTTGTGGAGAAACCCCTGGCACTTACCGTGGAGGAAGCCCGGGAACTTGTGGACCTCGCCCATAAAAACCGGTTAAAGCTGGTGGTTGGATATATCCTGCGGGTACATCCGGCCTGGTCGCAGTTTGTGGAAATTGCCCGAACGCTTGGAAAACCGCTGGTGATGCGCATGAACCTCAACCAACAGAGTTCCGGGGCCACCTGGTATACGCACAGGCAACTGATGCAATCCATGTCCCCGATTGTGGATTGCGGGGTACATTACGTGGATATCATGTGCCTGATGACGGGGTCCCGCCCCGTAAGCGTCAGCGCCATTGGCGCCCGCCTGAGCGACGAAATAGACCCGGAGATGTATAACTACGGCCAGTTGCAGGTGCGCTTTGAGGACGGGTCTGTTGGCTGGTACGAAGCCGGCTGGGGGCCCATGGTTAGCGAAACCGCATTTTTTATAAAGGACGTCATGGGGCCAAAGGGGTCGGTTTCCATCCAGGACACCGCGGCGGGCGGTTCGGACGACGTGGAGGGCCACACCCAAACCGGGAGCCTCAGGCTGCACCACAGCGCCACGGGCCCTGACGGCGAATTCCTCAGGGAGGACGAAATCATCAGTACTGCAGACGAACCGGACCACGACGGTCTTTGCCGGCTGGAGCAGGAATTTTTCCTGGATGCGATCCGCAACGACGCCGACCTGGGGGACCACCTCCGGGATGCGGTGAACAGCCTGCGGATCGTTCTGGCGGCCGACGCTTCCTATAAATCCGGGAAAACGGTTGCAATCGATTGA
- a CDS encoding cation diffusion facilitator family transporter → MGHSHHHHHHHPTTGGRNLLISIVLNILITIAQAVGGFLSGSLSLLSDALHNLSDVLSLVISYIANVLTRREPSTSKTFGYKRAEIIAAFVNSASLIVIAVFLIIEAVERFLEPQSIDSGIVIWLSLLGILANGFSVLLIRKDSGKNMNMRSAYLHLLTDMMASVAVLAGGILMYYFNWFWIDPALTIAIALYLIYMGYDLLRSATRVLMLFSPDHIRVQEIVGSISALDAVKNVHHVHLWQLNEDSIHLEAHIDFHSDILLSEFEVILSEIERKMLRDYGINHLSIQPEFGKCDSKQIIAQH, encoded by the coding sequence ATGGGACACTCCCACCATCACCACCACCATCATCCCACCACAGGCGGTCGCAACCTGTTGATATCCATCGTCCTCAATATCCTGATTACGATTGCCCAGGCTGTGGGAGGTTTCCTTTCCGGCAGCCTTTCCCTGCTATCGGATGCCCTGCACAACCTGAGTGATGTACTCTCCCTGGTCATCAGCTATATCGCCAATGTACTCACCCGGCGAGAACCTTCAACCAGCAAGACTTTTGGTTATAAGCGGGCGGAGATTATCGCCGCCTTTGTAAACTCGGCTTCCCTGATCGTAATCGCAGTTTTTCTGATTATTGAAGCTGTAGAGCGATTCCTCGAACCCCAATCCATCGATTCGGGCATCGTTATCTGGCTTTCCCTCCTGGGCATCCTGGCCAACGGGTTCAGCGTGCTGCTCATCCGGAAGGATTCCGGGAAAAACATGAACATGCGATCCGCCTACCTGCACCTGCTCACGGATATGATGGCTTCGGTAGCTGTCCTTGCCGGGGGCATATTGATGTATTATTTCAATTGGTTCTGGATCGACCCGGCCCTGACAATCGCCATTGCGCTCTACCTGATCTATATGGGGTACGACCTGCTCCGTTCTGCTACGCGGGTGTTGATGCTGTTTAGCCCGGACCATATCCGGGTGCAGGAAATCGTAGGGAGTATCAGCGCCCTGGATGCGGTGAAAAACGTGCATCACGTCCACTTGTGGCAGCTCAACGAGGACTCCATCCACCTGGAGGCACACATCGACTTTCACAGCGACATCCTCCTGTCGGAATTCGAGGTCATCCTGTCTGAAATCGAAAGAAAAATGCTCCGGGATTACGGGATCAACCACCTGAGCATCCAGCCGGAATTCGGCAAATGCGACAGCAAGCAAATTATCGCCCAGCACTGA
- a CDS encoding LysE family translocator: MWDDISAALPLGFFLSFMIGPVFFVLLETSATKGFRAALALDLGVVLADILFLVIAYFSSFQLLENLSNQPGLYVFGGVILLVYGLTTVFRSDFKEKKPHIVTRSSDYFGLFVKGFLLNFINIGVLVFWLGVIIIVGPSLDNQPNRILTFFSAMLAAYLVTDIFKILLAKQLRKKLTRERIFWVKKALGIILIICGVVLIVKGFLPKDQLSIEQGIDLIRE; encoded by the coding sequence ATTTGGGATGACATTAGCGCGGCACTACCCCTGGGCTTCTTTTTGAGCTTCATGATCGGCCCCGTGTTCTTTGTCCTTCTTGAAACCAGTGCTACAAAAGGCTTCCGCGCAGCCCTGGCCCTGGACCTCGGCGTGGTGCTGGCGGACATCCTCTTCCTGGTAATCGCCTATTTCAGCAGCTTCCAACTCCTGGAAAACCTCAGCAACCAACCCGGCCTCTATGTGTTTGGCGGGGTGATCCTGCTGGTGTACGGGCTTACAACGGTTTTCCGGTCCGATTTCAAGGAAAAAAAACCGCATATCGTAACCCGGTCCTCGGATTACTTCGGCCTGTTCGTCAAAGGATTTCTGCTGAATTTTATCAATATCGGCGTACTCGTATTCTGGCTGGGCGTGATCATTATCGTGGGCCCAAGCCTGGACAACCAGCCCAACCGCATCCTCACTTTTTTCTCGGCCATGCTGGCCGCCTACCTGGTCACGGATATATTCAAGATCCTTCTGGCCAAGCAATTGCGCAAAAAACTCACCCGGGAGCGGATCTTTTGGGTAAAAAAAGCCCTGGGCATCATCCTGATTATCTGCGGGGTGGTGTTGATTGTCAAGGGGTTCCTGCCCAAGGACCAGTTATCCATCGAACAGGGAATCGACCTGATACGGGAATAG
- a CDS encoding head GIN domain-containing protein codes for MRQCKFLFLWIGLAGLTAAGLRAQDAQVTHDTGPFREIKVFDGISLNLIRSDRNQAVVRGENTRQVAVVNNDGILKVRMEITKIFSGYRTFVDLYYTDPLLIIDVNEDARIESRDVIRQDVLEVKAQEGGEIVLEAEVTQFLVKAVTGGIITASGKSKNQDVQINTGGIYQGRDFATGFCTVNVNAGSTAEIHASDYVKATVKAGGKVFVYGDPDKMEEKTVFGGTIKRM; via the coding sequence ATGCGTCAATGTAAATTTCTGTTTCTCTGGATTGGTTTGGCAGGGCTGACGGCTGCGGGGCTCCGCGCGCAGGATGCCCAGGTGACCCACGATACCGGGCCTTTCCGGGAAATCAAAGTATTTGACGGCATTTCCCTCAACCTGATCCGCAGCGACAGGAACCAGGCCGTGGTGCGGGGTGAAAATACCCGGCAGGTGGCTGTTGTGAACAACGACGGAATCCTGAAAGTCCGGATGGAGATCACCAAGATTTTTAGCGGATATCGCACTTTTGTAGACCTGTATTACACGGATCCCCTGTTAATTATCGATGTAAACGAGGATGCCCGCATCGAATCCAGGGACGTGATCCGGCAGGATGTCCTGGAGGTTAAGGCCCAGGAAGGAGGAGAAATTGTCCTGGAGGCGGAAGTAACCCAGTTTCTGGTCAAGGCTGTAACCGGCGGCATTATTACGGCCTCGGGGAAATCGAAGAACCAGGATGTTCAGATCAATACGGGCGGCATCTACCAGGGCAGGGACTTCGCTACCGGATTTTGTACCGTTAACGTCAATGCGGGTTCCACAGCGGAAATCCACGCCTCGGATTACGTAAAGGCCACCGTGAAGGCAGGGGGCAAGGTGTTCGTTTACGGCGACCCGGACAAAATGGAAGAAAAAACAGTTTTTGGCGGAACGATAAAACGCATGTAG
- a CDS encoding RpiB/LacA/LacB family sugar-phosphate isomerase: MKIAIGNDHAGTEYKLAIVGLLKSMDIEVINHGTDGTDGVDYADFIHPVATDVASGEADLGIVVCGSGNGACMTANKHQEIRAALCWNKEIVSLAREHNNANILGLPARFLAIPQALEMVRTFLDTPFEGGRHQRRIEKIPCY; the protein is encoded by the coding sequence ATGAAAATAGCCATTGGAAACGACCATGCGGGTACCGAGTACAAGCTGGCCATTGTGGGTTTGCTAAAATCCATGGATATCGAAGTAATCAACCACGGCACCGACGGTACGGACGGAGTGGATTATGCGGATTTTATCCATCCGGTTGCCACGGATGTCGCTTCCGGGGAGGCAGACCTGGGGATTGTGGTATGCGGCAGCGGGAACGGTGCCTGTATGACTGCCAACAAGCACCAGGAGATCCGGGCGGCCCTCTGCTGGAACAAGGAAATCGTTTCCCTGGCTCGGGAACACAACAATGCGAATATACTGGGCCTGCCGGCGCGGTTCCTGGCCATTCCCCAGGCGCTTGAGATGGTGCGAACTTTCCTGGATACGCCTTTTGAAGGCGGCCGCCACCAGAGGCGAATCGAAAAAATACCCTGTTACTGA
- a CDS encoding nuclear transport factor 2 family protein, whose product MKSLVFVFLMLSAINQVVSQHATKAHKDSLETIVQKYYDLNLKIFQANSTIDDIDKTFELFTEDFTYVHPKYGGTYTREDLYNGYVRNQRNGGYDGKVTDIKILNKITGLNAVVTQKCFVEIIDGEIKEGEPEMTLFEFRDGKISRIFEYW is encoded by the coding sequence TTGAAGTCATTAGTCTTTGTTTTCTTAATGCTTTCGGCAATCAATCAAGTTGTTTCACAGCATGCCACAAAAGCCCATAAAGACTCATTAGAAACAATTGTTCAGAAATATTATGATTTAAACCTCAAAATATTTCAAGCAAATTCCACAATCGATGATATCGACAAAACCTTTGAACTTTTTACAGAGGACTTTACATACGTTCATCCAAAATATGGTGGAACATACACCAGAGAAGATTTATACAACGGATATGTAAGGAATCAAAGAAATGGAGGTTATGATGGAAAAGTTACAGATATTAAAATACTGAATAAAATTACAGGACTTAACGCTGTTGTGACACAAAAGTGTTTTGTAGAAATTATAGATGGTGAAATCAAAGAGGGAGAACCAGAAATGACTCTTTTTGAATTTAGGGACGGGAAAATATCTCGAATTTTTGAATATTGGTAA